The following proteins come from a genomic window of Flavobacterium crocinum:
- the rfbB gene encoding dTDP-glucose 4,6-dehydratase: protein MKKILITGGAGFIGSHVVRRFVNKYPEYQVFNLDALTYAGNLENIKDIENNPNYTFVKGDIVDEKFINDLFALHNFDGVLHLAAESHVDRSIEDPLAFVKTNVIGTMNLLNAAKNQWKGNFDGKRFYHISTDEVYGSLGSEGLFTETTSYDPNSPYSASKASSDHFVRAYGETYGLPYVLTNCSNNYGSYHFPEKLIPLFINNIINNKPLPVYGDGNYTRDWLFVEDHAIAIDLVFHEGKNHETYNIGGFNEWKNIDLVKLLCGIMDDKLGREKSASEKLITYVKDRPGHDLRYAIDASKINKELGWKPSVTFEEGLEKTINWYLNNQEWLENVTSGAYKEYYQKQYS from the coding sequence ATGAAAAAAATACTTATAACTGGAGGTGCTGGTTTTATCGGTTCGCATGTAGTGAGACGTTTCGTTAATAAATATCCTGAATATCAAGTTTTTAATTTAGACGCTTTGACGTATGCAGGAAATTTGGAAAATATAAAAGACATAGAAAATAATCCCAATTATACTTTTGTTAAAGGAGACATTGTTGATGAAAAGTTTATAAATGATCTTTTTGCTTTACATAATTTTGATGGAGTTTTGCATTTAGCTGCAGAATCACATGTTGATCGTTCGATTGAAGACCCTTTAGCATTCGTAAAAACAAATGTTATCGGAACTATGAATCTATTGAATGCCGCTAAGAATCAATGGAAAGGTAATTTTGATGGCAAAAGATTTTATCATATAAGTACAGATGAAGTTTATGGATCATTAGGATCTGAAGGGCTTTTTACAGAAACAACTTCTTACGATCCGAATTCTCCTTATTCGGCTTCTAAAGCAAGCTCGGATCACTTTGTGAGAGCTTATGGAGAAACTTATGGATTGCCGTATGTTTTGACCAACTGTTCTAATAATTATGGATCTTATCATTTTCCAGAAAAACTAATTCCACTTTTTATAAATAACATTATAAATAATAAACCATTACCAGTTTACGGAGATGGGAATTATACTCGTGACTGGCTTTTTGTTGAAGATCATGCTATAGCTATCGATTTAGTCTTTCATGAAGGAAAAAATCATGAAACATATAACATTGGAGGATTTAACGAATGGAAAAATATTGATTTGGTGAAGTTGTTATGTGGTATAATGGATGATAAATTAGGGAGAGAGAAAAGTGCCTCTGAAAAACTAATTACTTATGTAAAAGACAGACCAGGTCACGATTTGCGTTATGCAATTGATGCTTCAAAAATTAATAAAGAATTAGGATGGAAACCATCTGTTACTTTTGAAGAAGGATTAGAAAAAACTATCAATTGGTATTTGAATAATCAAGAATGGCTTGAGAATGTGACTTCTGGGGCTTATAAAGAATACTATCAAAAACAATATTCATAA